A genome region from Drosophila simulans strain w501 chromosome 2R, Prin_Dsim_3.1, whole genome shotgun sequence includes the following:
- the LOC6734232 gene encoding transcription factor BTF3 homolog 4 gives MNAEKLKKLQAQVRIGGKGTPRRKKKIVHSTPATDDKKLQSSLKKLSVNTIPGIEEVNIIKNDGTVIHFNNPKAQASLPTNTFAITGHGENKTITEMVPGILTQLGPQDINQLKKLATEIANKSGAGGAAGSSAADAGDDDVPDLVENFEEVAIADTKEEKSGEVAASA, from the coding sequence ATGAACGCGGAAAAGCTGAAGAAGTTGCAGGCGCAGGTGCGCATTGGCGGCAAGGGCACCCCTCGCCGCAAGAAGAAGATCGTCCACTCCACGCCCGCCACCGACGACAAGAAGCTGCAGTCGTCGCTCAAGAAGCTGTCGGTGAACACAATTCCCGGCATTGAGGAGGTGAACATCATCAAGAACGATGGCACCGTCATCCACTTCAACAATCCGAAGGCCCAGGCCTCGCTGCCGACGAACACGTTTGCCATCACTGGTCATGGTGAGAACAAGACGATCACCGAGATGGTGCCCGGCATTCTGACGCAACTGGGTCCCCAGGACATCAACCAGCTGAAGAAGCTGGCCACGGAGATTGCCAACAAGAGCGGCGCCGGCGGCGCAGCCGGCTCTTCGGCCGCCGATGCCGGTGACGATGATGTGCCCGATCTGGTCGAGAACTTCGAGGAGGTGGCCATCGCCGACACAAAGGAGGAGAAGTCCGGTGAGGTGGCGGCCTCCGCTTAG
- the LOC6734233 gene encoding beta-alanine transporter yields the protein MDFDEVLREVGSFGLYQKVIICSVLLPAALPCAFHAYSQLFIAATPQHFCRVPELEPWTQDYVQLVKNLSIPRNRNGAYAECSMYARNYTDIVRYLEYRPPPDLLRQQAEDLLKLQPDTAQVVPCQHGWHYDKSIYSSTVVQEWNLVCDRSFLVTLALVVFGVGGLLGNYVFGYLVDLWGRRPSFYAYLLLEITACAASAFAWNYYTWLGLRFVVGLTVPAILASPYVLAIELVGPERRVFCTIVSNIAYSLGLVVLAGVIYIVRDWRELSLAVSMPLLMLFSCFFVLPESPRWLMAVGKTRRAIKILKVMARVNGVRVNRDFVERLQRKLVSTKAAETKSSMTTHYGILDLFRGPNMRRKTLIITLIWFANTSVYVGLSYYAPALGGDEIWNFFLAGAVELPTYLLLWPGLSYFGRRWILFISMLVGGVACVATFLYPDITLLLYCVGKMGISSSFVVLPLMASELYPTVVRGLGMSFSSVIAMVGPIVIPMINHMGQQMLVLPLIVMGALLILGGFASLLLPETRNRNLPQTLEEGEAVPLSFLLCCCVESERKPSNIRVSPQKRIVPEGGTPVFHRVDTPVSARVPCKIVCSICKNEMRTL from the exons ATGGATTTCGACGAGGTGCTGCGGGAGGTGGGCTCCTTTGGGCTCTACCAGAAGGTCATCATCTGCTCCGTTCTATTGCCCGCCGCGCTGCCTTGTGCCTTCCACGCCTATAG CCAGTTGTTCATAGCGGCCACACCTCAGCACTTTTGTCGCGTTCCTGAGCTGGAGCCCTGGACGCAGGACTATGTGCAGCTTGTTAAGAACCTGAGCATTCCGCGTAATCGCAATGGAGCCTATGCCGAGTGTTCCATGTACGCGAGAAATTACACCGATATAGTGCGCTATCTTGAGTATCGCCCTCCTCCGGATTTGTTACGACAACAGGCAGAGGATTTGCTCAAGTTGCAGCCGGATACGGCGCAGGTGGTGCCGTGCCAACATGGCTGGCACTACGACAAATCCATATACTCAAGTACGGTGGTTCAAGAG TGGAACCTGGTGTGCGACCGCAGCTTCCTTGTTACTTTGGCGCTTGTGGTCTTCGGTGTTGGCGGATTGCTAGGTAACTATGTATTTGGATATCTAGTGGACCTGTGGGGCAGGCGGCCATCCTTCTACGCCTATCTGCTGCTCGAGATCACTGCCTGTGCGGCCAGTGCCTTTGCCTGGAACTATTACACTTGGCTGGGACTGCGCTTTGTGGTGGGACTGACGGTGCCAGCTATTCTGGCGAGTCCCTATGTGCTGGCCATTGAGCTGGTGGGACCGGAGAGGAGAGTTTTTTGCACCATCGTCTCGAATATCGCCTACTCCTTGGGCTTGGTGGTATTAGCCGGAGTTATCTACATCGTACGTGATTGGCGGGAGCTCAGTTTGGCAGTGTCCATGCCTTTGCTGATGCTTTTCTCCTGCTTCTTCGTGCTACCGGAATCACCACGATGGTTAATGGCCGTGGGGAAAACCAGGAGGGCCATTAAAATCCTGAAAGTAATGGCCAGAGTGAATGGTGTGCGCGTAAATCGGGATTTTGTGGAACGGTTGCAGCGAAAACTGGTCAGCACAAAGGCTGCGGAAACCAAATCTTCAATGACCACCCACTATGGCATATTGGACTTGTTCCGGGGACCCAATATGCGTCGAAAGACCCTGATCATCACCCTTATTTGGTTTGCCAACACCAGTGTCTACGTGGGACTGAGTTACTATGCTCCTGCGCTTGGAGGCGATGAGATCTGGAACTTCTTTCTGGCTGGGGCGGTGGAACTGCCAACATATTTGCTACTCTGGCCGGGATTGAGTTATTTCGGAAGGCGCTGGATCCTGTTCATCTCGATGCTGGTGGGCGGAGTCGCCTGCGTGGCCACGTTCCTGTACCCAGACATCACACTGCTGCTTTACTGCGTGGGCAAGATGGGAATCAGCTCGTCCTTCGTAGTCCTGCCGCTTATGGCATCTGAGTTGTATCCCACGGTGGTGCGGGGACTGGGCATGAGCTTTAGCTCGGTGATAGCCATGGTGGGACCTATAGTGATTCCCATGATCAATCATATG GGTCAGCAAATGCTCGTACTTCCGCTAATTGTGATGGGAGCTCTGCTGATCTTGGGAGGATTTGCTAGTCTTCTCCTGCCAGAGACCCGTAACCGAAATCTTCCCCAGACTTTGGAGGAGGGCGAGGCAGTGCCACTGAGCTTCCTCCTCTGCTGCTGTGTGGAAAGCGAGCGAAAGCCGAGCAATATCCGTGTGAGTCCGCAGAAAAGGATTGTTCCTGAGGGCGGAACACCGGTTTTCCATCGTGTAGATACTCCGGTTTCAGCTAGAGTCCCTTGCAAGATCGTTTGCAGCATTTGTAAAAATGAAATGCGCACACTTTAG
- the LOC6734234 gene encoding protein lifeguard 1 isoform X1, translating into MYHYQQGDETGAYTDAEADKSFAFDDQSIRKGFIRKVYLILMCQLLITFGFVSVFTFSKASQEWVQKNPALFWIALVVLIVTMICMACCESVRRKTPLNFIFLFLFTVAESFLLGMVAGQYEADEVLMAVGITAAVALGLTLFALQTKYDFTMCGGVLVACLVVFIIFGIIAIFIPGKVIGLVYASLGALLFSVYLVYDTQLMLGGNHKYSISPEEYIFAALNLYLDIINIFMYILTIIGLSRN; encoded by the exons ATGTATCACTACCAGCAAG GCGATGAAACTGGCGCATACACAGATGCGGAAGCGGACAAGAGCTTCGCCTTCGATGACCAGAGCATCCGGAAAGGTTTTATCCGGAAGGTCTACTTGATATTGATG TGCCAATTGCTGATCACTTTCGGTTTTGTTAGTGTATTTACGTTCTCGAAAGCTTCGCAGGAATGGGTGCAAAAAAATCCGGCACTGTTTTGGATAGCCTTG GTCGTTCTTATCGTGACCATGATCTGCATGGCCTGCTGCGAAAGTGTACGCCGTAAGACGCCTCTCAACTTCATCTTCCTTTTCCTGTTCACCGTGGCGGAGTCGTTCCTTCTGGGTATGGTCGCCGGACAGTATGAGGCTGATGAGGTCCTGATGGCAGTGGGAATTACGGCTGCGGTGGCCCTGGGACTCACCCTGTTTGCCCTGCAAACGAAGTACGATTTTACGATGTGCGGAGGAGTATTGGTGGCCTGTCTGGTGGTCTTCATCATCTTCGGCATCATCGCTATCTTCATTCCGGGCAAGGTGATCGGACTGGTCTATGCCTCCTTGGGAGCATTGCTCTTCTCCGTATACTTGGTGTACGATACCCAGTTGATGCTGGGTGGTAATCATAAGTACTCCATCAGTCCTGAGGAATACATCTTCGCCGCTCTAAACCTCTACCTGGACATCATTAACATCTTCATGTACATACTGACCATTATCGGATTGTCTCGCAATTAG
- the LOC6734234 gene encoding protein lifeguard 1 isoform X2 produces MSSDNHFQYDAEADKSFAFDDQSIRKGFIRKVYLILMCQLLITFGFVSVFTFSKASQEWVQKNPALFWIALVVLIVTMICMACCESVRRKTPLNFIFLFLFTVAESFLLGMVAGQYEADEVLMAVGITAAVALGLTLFALQTKYDFTMCGGVLVACLVVFIIFGIIAIFIPGKVIGLVYASLGALLFSVYLVYDTQLMLGGNHKYSISPEEYIFAALNLYLDIINIFMYILTIIGLSRN; encoded by the exons ATGAGCAGCGACAATCATTTTCAGTACG ATGCGGAAGCGGACAAGAGCTTCGCCTTCGATGACCAGAGCATCCGGAAAGGTTTTATCCGGAAGGTCTACTTGATATTGATG TGCCAATTGCTGATCACTTTCGGTTTTGTTAGTGTATTTACGTTCTCGAAAGCTTCGCAGGAATGGGTGCAAAAAAATCCGGCACTGTTTTGGATAGCCTTG GTCGTTCTTATCGTGACCATGATCTGCATGGCCTGCTGCGAAAGTGTACGCCGTAAGACGCCTCTCAACTTCATCTTCCTTTTCCTGTTCACCGTGGCGGAGTCGTTCCTTCTGGGTATGGTCGCCGGACAGTATGAGGCTGATGAGGTCCTGATGGCAGTGGGAATTACGGCTGCGGTGGCCCTGGGACTCACCCTGTTTGCCCTGCAAACGAAGTACGATTTTACGATGTGCGGAGGAGTATTGGTGGCCTGTCTGGTGGTCTTCATCATCTTCGGCATCATCGCTATCTTCATTCCGGGCAAGGTGATCGGACTGGTCTATGCCTCCTTGGGAGCATTGCTCTTCTCCGTATACTTGGTGTACGATACCCAGTTGATGCTGGGTGGTAATCATAAGTACTCCATCAGTCCTGAGGAATACATCTTCGCCGCTCTAAACCTCTACCTGGACATCATTAACATCTTCATGTACATACTGACCATTATCGGATTGTCTCGCAATTAG
- the LOC6734235 gene encoding protein lifeguard 1 isoform X1: protein MSWQSVPQYPQYQDPNQQYNYGGGYPPQGGYGGYPPQGGYPPQGPPQGYPPYAQGGAQPYPQPYGQGPPPGGYAPQPGFIQPPPSAGGYGAYDDPESQPKNFSFDDQSIRRGFIRKVYLILMGQLIVTFGAVALFVFHEGTKTFARNNMWLFWVALGVMLVTMLSMACCESVRRQTPTNFIFLGLFTAAQSFLMGVSATKYAPNEVLMAVGITAAVCLALTIFALQTKYDFTMMGGILIACMVVFLIFGIVAIFVKGRIITLVYASIGALLFSVYLIYDTQLMMGGEHKYSISPEEYIFAALNLYLDIINIFMYILTIIGASRD from the exons ATGTCCTGGCAAAGTGTTCCCCAGTATCCCCAATACCAAG ATCCCAACCAGCAGTACAACTATGGCGGCGGTTATCCCCCGCAGGGAGGATATGGTGGATATCCACCTCAGGGCGGCTATCCACCTCAAGGACCGCCACAAGGCTACCCACCCTATGCTCAAGGAGGTGCTCAACCCTATCCACAGCCCTACGGACAGGGCCCTCCACCGGGAGGTTATGCTCCCCAGCCGGGATTCATCCAACCACCACCATCTGCTGGCGGCTACGGAGCCTACGATGATCCGGAGAGCCAGCCCAAGAACTTCTCGTTTGACGACCAAAGCATCCGTCGCGGATTCATACGTAAGGTGTACCTGATTCTGATG GGACAACTAATCGTCACTTTTGGAGCTGTTGCCCTGTTTGTATTCCACGAGGGCACAAAAACCTTTGCCAGGAATAACATGTGGCTCTTTTGGGTTGCCCTCGGCGTGATGTTAGTAACCATGCTGTCTATGGCTTGCTGCGAAAGTGTGCGCCGCCAAACTCCGACGAACTTCATATTCTTGGGTCTGTTTACAGCAGCTCAGTCGTTCTTAATGGGAGTTTCCGCAACCAAATATGCGCCGAACGAG GTTCTCATGGCGGTGGGCATAACAGCAGCGGTTTGCTTGGCCCTAACGATCTTCGCCTTGCAGACCAAGTACGACTTTACTATGATGGGCGGTATTTTGATCGCCTGCATGGTGGTGTTCCTGATCTTCGGCATCGTGGCCATCTTTGTCAAGGGAAGGATCATAACACTGGTGTACGCCTCGATTGGAGCGCTGCTCTTCTCCGTTTACCTCATCTACGACACACAGTTAATGATGGGCGGCGAGCACAAGTACTCTATCAGTCCCGAGGAGTACATCTTTGCGGCACTAAACCTCTACCTGGACATTATCAATATCTTCATGTACATTCTGACTATAATCGGAGCATCGCGCGACTAA
- the LOC6734235 gene encoding protein lifeguard 1 isoform X2: MQDPNQQYNYGGGYPPQGGYGGYPPQGGYPPQGPPQGYPPYAQGGAQPYPQPYGQGPPPGGYAPQPGFIQPPPSAGGYGAYDDPESQPKNFSFDDQSIRRGFIRKVYLILMGQLIVTFGAVALFVFHEGTKTFARNNMWLFWVALGVMLVTMLSMACCESVRRQTPTNFIFLGLFTAAQSFLMGVSATKYAPNEVLMAVGITAAVCLALTIFALQTKYDFTMMGGILIACMVVFLIFGIVAIFVKGRIITLVYASIGALLFSVYLIYDTQLMMGGEHKYSISPEEYIFAALNLYLDIINIFMYILTIIGASRD, translated from the exons aTGCAAG ATCCCAACCAGCAGTACAACTATGGCGGCGGTTATCCCCCGCAGGGAGGATATGGTGGATATCCACCTCAGGGCGGCTATCCACCTCAAGGACCGCCACAAGGCTACCCACCCTATGCTCAAGGAGGTGCTCAACCCTATCCACAGCCCTACGGACAGGGCCCTCCACCGGGAGGTTATGCTCCCCAGCCGGGATTCATCCAACCACCACCATCTGCTGGCGGCTACGGAGCCTACGATGATCCGGAGAGCCAGCCCAAGAACTTCTCGTTTGACGACCAAAGCATCCGTCGCGGATTCATACGTAAGGTGTACCTGATTCTGATG GGACAACTAATCGTCACTTTTGGAGCTGTTGCCCTGTTTGTATTCCACGAGGGCACAAAAACCTTTGCCAGGAATAACATGTGGCTCTTTTGGGTTGCCCTCGGCGTGATGTTAGTAACCATGCTGTCTATGGCTTGCTGCGAAAGTGTGCGCCGCCAAACTCCGACGAACTTCATATTCTTGGGTCTGTTTACAGCAGCTCAGTCGTTCTTAATGGGAGTTTCCGCAACCAAATATGCGCCGAACGAG GTTCTCATGGCGGTGGGCATAACAGCAGCGGTTTGCTTGGCCCTAACGATCTTCGCCTTGCAGACCAAGTACGACTTTACTATGATGGGCGGTATTTTGATCGCCTGCATGGTGGTGTTCCTGATCTTCGGCATCGTGGCCATCTTTGTCAAGGGAAGGATCATAACACTGGTGTACGCCTCGATTGGAGCGCTGCTCTTCTCCGTTTACCTCATCTACGACACACAGTTAATGATGGGCGGCGAGCACAAGTACTCTATCAGTCCCGAGGAGTACATCTTTGCGGCACTAAACCTCTACCTGGACATTATCAATATCTTCATGTACATTCTGACTATAATCGGAGCATCGCGCGACTAA
- the LOC6734236 gene encoding aspartate--tRNA ligase, cytoplasmic, producing the protein MVEEKENVANGEQVSKKGAKKLAKAAKKAEQKAENASAAAANNAGGDSAEDHAAGRYGLSEMIQSKDKRSERNFVPVSELSGQVGKGLVWVRGRVHTSRAKGKQCFLILRQQSSTVQCILAVGDVISKQMVKFAGNIPKESIIDIQAKPVAVSSKIESCTEQSLELSVEQIFVISQAKAQLPLQIEDASRPENAEDAEGLNIRVNQDTRLDNRVLDLRTPANQAIFRLEAGVCRLFRDILTEKGFTEIHTPKIISAASEGGANVFTVSYFKDSAYLAQSPQLYKQMAIAADFDKVYTVGAVFRAEDSNTHRHLTEFVGLDLEMAFKYHYHEVLHTIGNTFTSIFKGLRDKYAKEIESVGQQYKVDAFKFLEPPLILQFADGVAMLREAGVETGDEEDLSTPNEKLLGRLVKAKYDTDFYILDKFPLAIRPFYTMPDPNNPVYSNSYDMFMRGEEILSGAQRIHDPEYLIERAKHHGIDTSKIAAYIESFRYGCPPHAGGGIGMERVVMLYLGLDNIRKTSMFPRDPKRLTP; encoded by the exons ATGGTCGAGGAGAAAGAGAACGTGGCCAACGGGGAGCAGGTCTCCAAAAAGGGAGCCAAAAAGCTGGCCAAGGCCGCAAAG AAAGCCGAACaaaaagcggagaacgcctCTGCCGCGGCGGCCAATAATGCTGGGGGCGATTCTGCCGAGGATCACGCCGCCGGACGATATGGCCTCTCCGAAATGATCCAATCCAAGGATAAACGCAGTGAACGCAACTTTGTCCCGGTATCGGAACTAAGCGGTCAGGTGGGCAAAGGACTTGTCTGGGTGCGAGGACGCGTCCACACGTCGAGAGCCAAGGGAAAGCAGTGCTTCCTCATCCTGCGGCAGCAGAGCAGCACGGTGCAGTGCATCCTGGCTGTCGGTGATGTTATCTCCAAACAGATGGTCAAATTCGCGGGAAA TATCCCTAAGGAGAGCATCATCGATATTCAGGCCAAGCCAGTGGCGGTGTCCAGCAAGATTGAATCCTGCACAGAGCAGTCGCTGGAATTGTCCGTCGAGCAGATATTCGTAATTTCCCAGGCCAAGGCTCAGTTGCCGTTGCAAATCGAGGATGCATCGCGTCCCGAGAACGCCGAGGATGCGGAAGGTCTGAATATTCGCGTGAACCAGGACACGCGTTTGGACAACCGAGTGCTCGACCTGAGGACCCCGGCAAATCAGGCCATTTTCCGACTGGAAGCCGGAGTATGTCGCCTATTCCGCGATATTCTCACCGAGAAGGGCTTCACCGAGATTCACACGCCAAAGATCATTTCGGCGGCTAGTGAAGGAGGCGCCAACGTGTTCACCGTGAGCTACTTCAAGGATTCAGCCTATCTGGCGCAGTCGCCGCAGCTGTACAAGCAGATGGCCATCGCTGCCGATTTTGACAAGGTCTATACCGTAGGAGCCGTGTTCCGTGCAGAGGATTCGAACACTCATCGGCATTTGACCGAGTTCGTAGGCCTTGACCTGGAAATGGCTTTTAAGTATCACTACCACGAGGTGCTGCACACGATTGGCAACACGTTTACGTCCATTTTCAAGGGACTGCGTGACAAGTACGCCAAGGAAATCGAATCTGTTGGCCAGCAGTACAAGGTTGATGCCTTCAAGTTCCTGGAGCCACCACTGATCCTCCAGTTCGCCGATGGCGTGGCCATGTTGCGCGAGGCTGGTGTGGAGACCGGCGACGAGGAGGATCTGTCTACGCCCAACGAAAAGCTGTTGGGTCGCCTGGTCAAGGCCAAGTACGACACTGACTTCTACATCCTTGACAAGTTCCCGTTAGCGATACGGCCCTTCTACACGATGCCTGATCCAAACAATCCGGTCTACTCCAACTCTTATGATATGTTCATGCGCGGCGAGGAGATCCTGTCCGGCGCGCAGCGTATCCACGATCCCGAGTACTTAATCGAGCGAGCCAAGCACCATGGCATTG ATACCTCCAAGATTGCGGCGTACATCGAGTCCTTCCGCTATGGATGTCCTCCACATGCTGGTGGTGGCATTGGAATGGAGCGTGTGGTGATGCTGTATCTGGGACTGGACAACATCCGCAAGACTTCCATGTTCCCACGCGATCCCAAACGATTAACGCCTTAA
- the LOC6734237 gene encoding protein vestigial, whose product MAVSCPEVMYGAYYPYLYGRAGPSRSFYQYERFNQDLYSSSGVNLAASSSASGSSHSPCSPILPPSVSANAAAAVAAAAHNSAAAAVAVAANQASSSGGIGGGGLGGLGGLGGGPASGLLGSNVVPGSSSVGSVGLGMSPVLSGAAGHSLHGSHRTHAHSLAHAHTHPHSHTHTHTHQTKEEDLIVPRSEAEARLVGSQQHQHHNESSCSSGPDSPRHAHSHSHPLHGGGGATGGPSSAGGTGSGGGDGGGTGAIPKNLPALEAPMGSGGGGLAGSGQGQAQYLSASCVVFTNYSGDTASQVDEHFSRALNYNNKDSKESSSPMSNRNFPPSFWNSNYVHPIPAPTHHQVSDLYGTATDTGYATDPWVPHAAHYGSYAHAAHAHAAHAHAYHHNMAQYGSLLRLPQQYASHGSRLHHDQQTAHALEYSSYPTMAGLEAQVAQVQESSKDLYWF is encoded by the exons ATGGCAGTGTCCTGCCCCGAAGTTATGTACGGTGCCTACTATCCATATCTGTACGGGCGCGCTGGACCAAGTCGATCGTTCTACCAGTATGAGAGG TTCAACCAGGATTTGTACTCCTCCTCGGGCGTCAACTTGGCCGCCTCATCGAGTGCCTCGGGCAGCTCCCACTCGCCCTGCAGCCCCATCCTGCCGCCCTCGGTGAGCGCGAATGCCGCTGCGGCGGTGGCAGCGGCGGCCCACAACAGtgcagcggcggcagtggCGGTCGCAGCGAATCAGGCCAGCTCCTCCGGCGGAATCGGAGGCGGTGGACTGGGCGGCCTGGGAGGACTAGGCGGCGGACCGGCGAGCGGACTGCTTGGCAGCAATGTGGTGCCCGGGAGCAGTAGTGTTGGGAGCGTGGGACTGGGAATGAGTCCGGTGCTGAGCGGAGCGGCGGGACACTCGCTGCACGGTTCGCACAGGACGCACGCACACTCCCTcgcccacgcacacacgcacccgcactcgcacacacacacgcatacgcaCCAAACCAAAGAAGAGGACCTCATCGTGCCGCGCAGCGAAGCTGAAG CACGCCTGGTGGGCTCCcaacaacatcagcatcaTAATGAAtcatcctgctcctccggtCCGGACTCCccgcgccacgcccactcgcacAGCCATCCGCTGCACGGTGGCGGCGGAGCGACGGGCGGTCCATCCTCAGCGGGCGGAACGGGCTCGGGGGGCGGCGACGGAGGCGGCACGGGAGCAATACCCAAGAATCTGCCAGCTCTGGAGGCGCCGATGGGCAGCGGAGGCGGCGGATTGGCCGGCAGTGGCCAGGGACAGGCTCAGTATCTATCGGCCTCCTGCGTTGTGTTCACCAACTACTCGGGCGACACGGCCAGCCAGGTGGACGAGCACTTCTCCCGCGCCctcaactacaacaacaaggaTTCTAAAG AGAGCAGCAGCCCGATGTCGAATCGAAATTTCCCACCGTCGTTCTGGAACAGCAATTACGTGCACCCCATACCCGCGCCCACACACCACCAG GTTAGCGACTTGTATGGCACCGCGACGGACACCGGCTACGCCACCGATCCGTGGGTGCCGCATGCGGCCCACTATGGTTCCTATGCCCACGCAGCCCACGCCCATGcggcccacgcccacgcctACCACCACAACATGGCCCAGTACGGCAGTCTCCTCAGGCTGCCCCAGCAGTACGCCAGCCACGGTTCCAG GCTGCACCACGACCAGCAGACGGCCCACGCCCTGGAGTACTCCAGCTATCCCACAATGGCAG GCCTGGAAGCGCAGGTGGCGCAAGTACAGGAATCGTCGAAGGATCTTTACTGGTTCTAA